The Arachis hypogaea cultivar Tifrunner chromosome 16, arahy.Tifrunner.gnm2.J5K5, whole genome shotgun sequence genome contains a region encoding:
- the LOC112756792 gene encoding uncharacterized protein, producing MKYDGTQDPQEHLTAFEARMNLEGVGDEVRCRAFPFTTRIAKAKHPINLLGVTQRSGEPTRKYLDRFNDECLEIDGLTDSVASLCLTNGLPNEDFRKHLTTKPVWTMQEIQNVAKEYINDEEVSQVVVANKRQSAYSSVRPPGSGERSKEHSKDGAPAKAFKPFPRVGKFTNYTPLAAPIVEVYQQIADKGILSKPRQLKDRTGGNKSLYCDYHKGYGHKAQDCFDLKDALEQAIWERKLAEFSHLIREPRRRDHDRSSEDKGHAVKQRREPEEDNKCDIIRPRRPMG from the exons ATGAAGTATGACGGGACCCAAGACCCCCAGGAACACctaacggcctttgaggccaggatgaacctggaaggggTGGGCGATGAAGTAAGGTGTCGCGCCTTCCCT TTCACCACACGAATCGCTAAGGCGAAGCACCCAATTAATTTGCTGGGGGTAACTCAAAGGAGCGGCGAGCCGACCCGGAAGTATTTGGACAGATTCAATGACGAGTGTTTAGAGATCGACGGCCTAACCGATTCGGTGGCCAGCTTGTGCTTGACAAACGGATTACCGAATGAGGATTTCAGAAAGCATCTTACCACCAAGCCTGTATGGACAATGCAAGAGATTCAAAACGTCGCCAAGGAATACATCAATGATGAGGAAGTCAGCCAGGTTGTGGTAGCCAATAAGCGGCAGTCCGCCTACTCAAGTGTTCGCCCGCCCGGTAGCGGGGAAAGGTCAAAGGAGCACTCTAAAGACGGAGCGCCTGCTAAAGCCTTCAAACCCTTCCCCCGGGTAGGAaaattcaccaactacacccccctAGCAGCTCCAATCGTTGAAGTCTATCAACAGATCGCCGACAAGGGCATCTTGTCGAAGCCCCGACAACTCAAGGACAGGACGGGAGGAAACAAAAGCCTCTATTGCGACTACCACAAGGGCTATGGCCACAAGGCCCAAGACTGCTTCGACTTGAAGGACGCTCTGGAACAGGCCATTTGGGAAAGAAAGTTGGCCGAATTCTCCCACCTTATCAGGGAACCACGGAGGCGGGATCATGATCGATCCAGTGAAGACAAAGGCCACGCTGTAAAACAGAGGCGAGAGCCCGAAGAGGATAATAAGTGCGATATCATTCGGCCCCGAAGACCAATGGGTTGA
- the LOC112758278 gene encoding sec-independent protein translocase protein TATA, chloroplastic: MEMTSMRMRAAIPLRPTPSINVAPPFSASTSSFCSANVALFRRASLALTAPTTIRKKRGLTCNALFGLGVPELVVIAGVAALVFGPKKLPEVGRSIGKTVKSFQQAAKEFESEIKKDPESPGEGPSEEKPVALSEQEEKKQGMEVSSSKDSV; this comes from the exons atggagatgaCGAGTATGAGAATGAGGGCCGCAATCCCCTTAAGGCCCACACCCTCCATTAATGTTGCTCCTCCTTTCTCCGCTTCCACTTCGTCCTTCTGTTCCGCCAACGTTGCACTCTTCAGGAGAGCTTCTTTAGCTCTCACTGCTCCAACCACCATCAGAAAGAAGAGGGGTCTCACCTGCAACGCCCTCTTTGGCCTCGGCGTCCCCGAGCTCGTTGTTATTGCCGGTGTCGCCGCCCTGGTCTTCGGCCCCAAGAAGCTCCCCGAGGTTGGTCGCAGCATCGGCAAAACTGTTAAGAGCTTCCAACAG GCAGCAAAGGAGTTTGAGTCAGAGATTAAGAAGGATCCTGAGTCCCCAGGAGAGGGTCCATCAGAGGAAAAGCCTGTTGCTCTGAGTGAACAGGAGGAGAAGAAGCAAGGCATGGAGGTGTCTAGTTCTAAGGATAGTGTGTGA
- the LOC112758277 gene encoding light-inducible protein CPRF2: MERVFSVEEISEAFILPAAKRMDELTAKSTMNRSASEWAFQRFLQEASSAVSATVASPCSSSSSVVEIKQDLSQNMETKPLQNGTTVAVLPNATASSSSSSVAVDSEDYQAILKTKLKLACAAVALTRGSLVKSQVPASFSECTSQATNLSQVASHATLKGSGPSGNDSSKVQNKDAKVPVGIPSLSGVQNKPAVAIRSTTSGSSKDQSDDEEAEEEINMTENMDPTDAKRVRRMLSNRESARRSRRRKQAHLTELETQVSQLRGENSSLLKRLTDISHKYNDAAVDNRVLKADVETLRAKVKMAEETVKRITGLNPMFPAMADLSSIRMPSFDGSPSETSTDAAVPVQEDTNRHFFQRTSNNPMSSHDHGVNNWLADVSSDENVQHNATASTGGNKMDRTSSLPRVASLEHLQKRIRGNADSSAPVSNGKHQ; the protein is encoded by the exons ATGGAAAGGGTGTTCTCAGTTGAGGAAATATCGGAGGCATTTATTCTGCCGGCGGCGAAGAGGATGGATGAGTTGACGGCGAAGTCAACGATGAACCGCAGCGCTTCAGAGTGGGCGTTCCAACGGTTTCTGCAAGAAGCTTCTTCGGCAGTATCAGCAACAGTGGCGTCGCCGTGTTCGTCGTCGTCTTCTGTGGTTGAGATCAAACAGGACCTCTCCCAAAACATGGAAACCAAGCCTCTTCAAAACGGCACCACCGTTGCCGTTTTGCCCAATgccactgcttcttcttcttcttcttctgtcgcCGTTGATTCAGAGGATTACCAAGCTATCCTtaagaccaagctcaagctcgctTGCGCCGCCGTTGCTTTGACCAGG GGATCTTTGGTAAAATCTCAAGTTCCTGCCTCATTTTCTGAATGTACATCACAGGCAACTAATCTTTCTCAAGTTGCATCTCATGCTACTTTAAAAG GATCTGGCCCTTCTGGAAATGATTCATCTAAAGTACAAAATAAAGATGCCAAAGTACCAGTGGGGATTCCTTCCTTATCTGGTGTGCAAAATAAGCCTGCTGTTGCAATCAGATCAACCACAAGTGGATCGTCTAAAGACCAGTCAGATGATGAGGAAGCTGAGGAAGAGATTAATATGACTGAAAACATGGACCCTACTGATGCAAAACGAGTAAGGAG GATGCTTTCTAACAGAGAGTCTGCAAGACGCTCAAGACGAAGAAAGCAGGCTCATTTAACCGAGCTTGAGACACAG GTTTCTCAATTAAGAGGTGAAAATTCATCATTGTTAAAGCGTCTAACAGATATTAGCCACAAATACAATGATGCTGCTGTTGACAACAGAGTATTGAAAGCCGATGTTGAAACCTTAAGAGCAAAG GTAAAGATGGCTGAAGAAACTGTCAAAAGAATTACTGGGTTGAATCCAATGTTTCCAGCCATGGCTGATTTATCATCAATCAGAATGCCATCATTTGATGGAAGCCCTTCTGAGACATCAACTGATGCAGCAGTTCCTGTTCAAGAAGACACAAATCGTCACTTCTTTCAACGCACTTCAAACAATCCTATGTCGAGCCATGATCATGGAGTCAACAATTGGTTGGCAGACGTATCTTCAGACGAAAATGTGCAGCATAACGCCACCGCATCGACTGGTGGGAACAAGATGGACCGAACATCTTCCTTGCCAAGGGTGGCTAGCTTGGAACATCTTCAGAAGCGAATCCGTGGCAATGCAGATTCATCTGCTCCTGTTTCTAATGGAAAGCACCAATAA